AGCGGCTACCCCCGCGCGCTTCCCAAACACACAGCGAGCCCCGGCAAACCACGGCTCCCCCCGGTACCGGGCCGGGACGTCCCCAGTCCCGAACCCCCCTACCCCAGCCCCCTCTCAGGGCGCTCCCCGTGCCCAGCGGGGGTGTCCGCCCCCCCCGTGCTCTCCCCGGCTCCGTTCCGTGCCCGGGCCGCGCTCACCTCGCCATGTCCGAGCCGGGCCCCGCCCCGGGCTATTCCGGGACCCGGTGAGGCCGGGAgcggggtggaggtggggggggagcggcggTCAGCTCGGTGCCCCGGGGCCCCGCCGAGCCGCGAGGGGGCGCTGTGGCAGCTCGGGGCCCGGTGGCTCCGGTGCCGCGCAGGCCCCGAGCACCGGGGGCCGCGggcacaaaatggcggcggcgggggcgccgCGCAGGTAGCGCAGCCATGGAGGCGGAgggcggcccgggggggccgggggagcgcTGGGCGCCGGTGGGCGCCGTGacggcggaggaggaggaggaggaagaggaggaagaagaagaggaagaggaggcggcggcggggtcGCCGCGGTCGGTGCCTCGGTTGCGGGCGGAACGGCGCCGGTTGCACGGGGCGCTGCTGGCGCTGGCCTCGCACTTCGCGCAGGTGCAATTCCGGTTGCGGCAGGTGGCGAGGGCCGGGCCCGGCGAGCAGCAGCGCCTGATCCGAGACCTCGAGGACTTCGCCTTCCGCGGCTGCCCCGCGCCCCTCGCCCACGGCCTCGGGGACGGCCCGGTGAgcgcggggcgaggcgggggaGCGAGCGCCGGGAAAGGTGCCAAGGGAACCGGTCCCGGAGCGCGGTGACGGGACCGGGGGTGGTGGCTTTAACTGAAGAGAGCGGATTTGGGTTAGgtagaaggaagaaattccGTAAATTCCTCAAaaggggcatggtttagtgggtgacgttggtattagggtgatggttggaccggatgatcgtggaggtcttttccagccctaATGATTGTAAAATTCTTAATTATGAGGGTGGCGGGCACTGGCGCAAGCTGTCTGGAGAAGCTTTGGGTGCCTCTTCCCAGCAGggctcaaggccaggttggacgtGGCgttgggcaacctgatctagtgggaggcGTCGTGCCCACGGCAGGGGAGTGGAATGAGATGAGCTTCACGatcccttccaccccaaacagttctgtgattcaatGACTTGTTTAAAATCCAGTTAGCTGCAGCTGTGCACCTGCCCGCCGCTGGCTGAGGTGAGCGGCTGTCGTGGCCGCCCAGCACGGCTCTGCCCGGAGGCAGCGTGCCACTCCCAGGGTGCGACAGGCTCCAGGTAGAGAGCGAGCAGGCAGGCGGGTCTGCGGGAAGCTCGGTCGCAGGAGCGTGCAGGTTCCTCACGCACTGAAGCCAGCTTGCTGGGACAACCCTCAAAACACCCAGCTCGGTGTGTTACTGCTCAGCACTGAGATACGGCAAAAACTCAGCTCGGTATGACACCTAGATACGGCTGCGTCTTGGAGGATCTCTGATGCCCAAATGTTATGTGGGTGCTTGGAACAGTGTGTCCTGTGTTCCAGCCCTGCACGATGGGGCTTGGCTGTGGGAGGTTTGAAGAGACTCTTCCTCTGTCAGATGAACTGATGTGACACTCTTCTTGATGTGCGCGCACACCTTTTTCTTGAAATGGCTTGTAGCGTTCAGTAGTTAATTGCATGGACTGAAGGAAATTCTTCTCATGCCATGATCCTGTTCTCTGTTGACAATGAcagtaaatgtttaattttgtttactgGTAACTTTTTTCAGAGTGAACAGGAGAAGCAAGAGCGAATTGAGgtccagaaggaaaagcagagagagctGATCTTGCAGCTTAAGACACAGCTGGATGACCTGGAGACGTTTGCTTACCAAGAGGGCAGCTATGACTCTCTGCCACAGTCTGTGGTTATGGAAAGACAACGGGTAGGGCTCTTGAAGTCATTCTGCATGTGCTTTTTTCGTAGGATTTGTGAGCCTCTTAAGGACTGGCCAAATCctttgttctgtatttctcaCTGGCAGCTGTAATACAGTATTAATAGTTAGTCTGCATGCATAAATGTGATCCTGTCATCTCTTGTAATTTTCAATGTATAACAAAGGAGCCTGTTGCCAAGGTAGTGAATGGAGTATTTTGGAGCTTGTGGGCAGCTGCGTCGCACGGTGAGATCATGCTAGTGATTGGTGTTTCGTAGATGATTATAGATGAGCTGATAAAGAAGCTGGACATGGACTTGAGTGCAGACATTGCAACGCTCTCTCCAGAGGAATTGCGACAGCGTGTGGATGCTGCCATAGCACAGATTGTTAATCCAGCCAGGGTGAAGGAGCAGCTGGTGGAACAACTGAAGACGCAAATAAGGGACCTTGAAATGTTCATCAACTTCATTCAGGGTCAGTGCTCAGTTTTTAGATGAGCAGATTGTATTGTTTTGTAATTCCATGACATAGTTATGAGGAGGAAGGCCACAGATGTCAGAGGATGGATGTAGGAATGGTGCCTGGGTCATGGGGAAGTACAGATCTCTCTGAGCTGGTGGTGGGGAGAATGAGACTGACAAGGAAGGCGCAAGGAGGTCTAAGGGAATATTGACCTTAGTACTTGGGATACACAGTTTAAACTCACAACTGTAAAGTAATAGTGTGAAACTCTTCTTCTAGATGAAGTCGGAAGCTCGGGTAAGGCAGAAGATGGACACTGTGAGTGTGCAGGTAGACAAGATGGTGGTGGCTCCTGTAAACCAAATACCCGGTCTTCTGGAAACAGAGGTAGGCACTGCTTGGCTTGGAGCTTCTATTCCTGCTGTAGCTCATTTGAGGTTCATTGGGCACGAACCAGCATCCAGTCACGTTagcctgtgttgttttttttttcctggctgttgGCTTCTATTCTTTACTAATCCCACTGAGAGAAGGCCTGTGTCCAGTTTCTTTGCCCTTCTTAAGTGAAATCATGAGAGCAGTTGCAGAGCCTGAACGTATGGCAGAGAGGAGTGGGATTGGTCCTGAGCTGATCTCAGGAATAGAGGGGTTCCGATACTTAGCATGAAGTGCAGAAAGATTGAGCAGCCTTGTCTTGTACACGTGGCTGGACTGCACTTTGAGTTCTTAGCTCTGTGAGCAGGTACCATGGGCTGGATGGATCCAGTGTTCTTTATAATTTTAGACTTGTCTACTTATATGAATTTGTTGGAGCTAGAAAAATGTACTAGAGGAAATAGAATCCCTTTACCTTTTGTAATTTTAAGTATCTGCCACTTGGAGAGATGGAATACTGATCTGGATGGGTTTTGGGCCTTACCTAGTGTGGCTACTCTTAGAAATTGAATTTAATAGTGGTGCCAGGAGTAAGCATACGTTAGGCTGCTGAGATGAGAAGCTTCATGAAAGTAGCCAGTGATCTCCTTAGCAAAGGGTCTGCTATCTTAAACTACCCGTTTGATATTATAGTGTCTACAGACTGATCACTATCTTGTCTTTGGTTGTATTGCCCACCAGAAAAAGCTGCTGTAGGATTTCTTCTCTGTATGTGATTTAAGACAGATCTGATTGTTGAGAATAGGCCgctgaaaagtttgctttttctggTTGGGTTCAGCGCTTTGCAACTAGAAAAATTACCATCAGTCCTACTGACAACAGCTCCCAAGGAAAGTCTctggtggaggaggagcagaTGTGTACTCCCACTGTGTAAATGACAGAGCAGAGATGTTGGTCTGCTCAGCAATGAAGGTCTCACTCCTTAAtgagagtatttttttcctctctttctaaCCTGATCAGTGAACCCAGAAGATGCCAGAAAGATGCGAGAAACGGGCCTGCACCTCATGCGTCGCatgcttgctgtgctgcagataTTTGCTGTTAGTCAGTTTGGTTGTGCTGCTGGTCAGATTCCTCGTACCCTCTGGCAGAAGGACCAAGCCAACAAGGACTATTCCCCCTTAATTAAGAAACTGGAGCTGTCAGTAGACCGGGTGAGGCAGCTAGCAGTGAAACACCAGCAGGAAGACCATGTTATAAGCTCCTCTGATCTGCAGGATATCCCCTTAGGAGGGAGAGATGAGCTGACTCTGGCTGTGCGGAAGGAGCTGACCATTGCTTTACGAGACCTGATGGCTCATGGGCTCTACGCCTCTTCTCAAGGGATGAGCCTGGTGTTGGCACCCATCGCGTGCTTGATTCCTGCGTTCACCTCCTCACCGCAGACAATGCATCCCTGGGAACTCTTTGTGAAGTATTACAACACTAAGAACGGACAAGCCTTTGTGGAGTCTCCAGCTCGCAAGCTCTCCCAGTCCTTTGCCTTGCCTGTGACAGGAGGAGTCGCCATCACCCCGAAACAGAGCCTGCTGACGGCGATACACACTGTCCTCACTGAGCATGACCCCTTCAAGCGCAGTGCGGACTCTGAACTGAAAGCTCTGGTGTGTATGGCGCTAAATGAGCAGCGCCTGGTCTCCTGGGTAAATCTGATCTGCAAATCCGGAGCTCTGGTACAATCTCACTACCAGCCATGGAGCTACATGGCAAACACAGGCTTTGAGAGTGCACTCAACATCCTCAGTCGCCTGAGCAACTTGAAGTTCAACCTCCCAGTTGACCTGGCTGTCCGGCAGCTGAAAAACATCAAAGATgctttttgatgtatttttattgtagaTCATCCACTTTCCACAAgtaggcagctgctgggctccagaagcctggcttatttttttttttttttaagaccaaaTTTGGCTCTTTGaaatttatatttgcttttaggGAAATCTTATGGTGTCCTGATGCTGGAGGTCGGGTGCAGTACAGCACCCCACCCTGCCCTCACGCAGTTCTGAATAGCAAAACTGGCGAGCGGATGCTACCGCACGTGCTACGCCAGATGTTGGCTGGGCGCAGTAGAAGCCTGACCACGGAGCCTGTATGTGGGACAAGTCCCTTACAGGAGACCACAGCTGAGCTCCTGTGCTGTACCTGCACGGTTATTTCTCAAAATCCGTGGTCTAAGCGGTGCCACAGTGAGCCACCTCCGCCAGGAAGAGCGGGCAGTCTGGCACCGGGACTTCAGCTGCTTATTTTGCAGCTGCTCGGTGGTGTGCGATTTGCTTTCCCCGGTGCAAATGTCCGAGAAAACAGGGGACAAATCAAAGCCTGCTGAGGCACCGGGCCCCTGCATCTCCTGCGTTGGTGGCTCAGAAACGCAGAGCACCAGCGATGTTCGTCACGCTGCCGGGTGTGGGGCTGGCGTTCAGGCCGCTCCGTGCAGAAATCCCAAAACTCCTTTTTCGAAGCTTTTTGTGCGGAGCCCCGAGCACCAGCGGTGTGGCGCTCCCTAGCGGCTGCGTTAATCGCTTTAGCAAGCCTGCGCGTGGGGAAGATACGTTTCCAGCTACTCCGTTTTAATTCGTGTCGGTTCCTAGCCTTCGTGCCGCAAGCGCGCTAGCTCCCTTTGTGATATTTCTAATCAGAGTTTAATTTATCTGTAACTCCTGGGGGAAGGAAGACTGTGCTTGGTGTAACGGCAGCACCTCTGGGCGCGGGCTGCGACCGGTTCTGAAATGAAATCGTGAGCAAAATTGTGGCTGCCTTCTTGTCTGCCtcgcgccgccggccccgccgccgccggggggcaccggggggagGCCCGAGGCCTGTAGCGGGCCCGGGCCCGTTGCCTAGCAACCGCGGCGCCGCTCTGCGCATGCGCGACCCCGCTTCGGGGAGCCCTGAAACGGAAGTGACGCGAGGTGAAAGGTCGGCGGGCTTCCTTTTCCGGTGTGGGCGCCATCGCAGCGGCTGTGTCGGTGAGTGGGGGCCGGCGCCGCCATCCGCGGCCATCCGCCGCCGtcgcggggccgggggcggccggggcccgCAGCTGA
The sequence above is drawn from the Cygnus olor isolate bCygOlo1 chromosome 25, bCygOlo1.pri.v2, whole genome shotgun sequence genome and encodes:
- the RUNDC1 gene encoding RUN domain-containing protein 1: MEAEGGPGGPGERWAPVGAVTAEEEEEEEEEEEEEEEAAAGSPRSVPRLRAERRRLHGALLALASHFAQVQFRLRQVARAGPGEQQRLIRDLEDFAFRGCPAPLAHGLGDGPSEQEKQERIEVQKEKQRELILQLKTQLDDLETFAYQEGSYDSLPQSVVMERQRMIIDELIKKLDMDLSADIATLSPEELRQRVDAAIAQIVNPARVKEQLVEQLKTQIRDLEMFINFIQDEVGSSGKAEDGHCECAGRQDGGGSCKPNTRSSGNRVNPEDARKMRETGLHLMRRMLAVLQIFAVSQFGCAAGQIPRTLWQKDQANKDYSPLIKKLELSVDRVRQLAVKHQQEDHVISSSDLQDIPLGGRDELTLAVRKELTIALRDLMAHGLYASSQGMSLVLAPIACLIPAFTSSPQTMHPWELFVKYYNTKNGQAFVESPARKLSQSFALPVTGGVAITPKQSLLTAIHTVLTEHDPFKRSADSELKALVCMALNEQRLVSWVNLICKSGALVQSHYQPWSYMANTGFESALNILSRLSNLKFNLPVDLAVRQLKNIKDAF